CCGCCCCGGAGCCGACGCCGGTGGTGAACACCAGCCCCTGGCTGTCCCGTCCCAGAAAGAAGGCCCGCACCGGATCCCCCACCATAACCGTCAGGGTCCCGGTCTCGTCCTCCAGCTCCCGGCGGGGGATGACCCCCTCCGACTTGGCGCCCACATCGATGAACACCGATTCCTGGCCGATGCTGGTGACCCGGGCCTCCACCTTCTGGCCCGGGGTCAGGCTGGGAGGGGCCAAGCCCTCCTGGGCAAAAAGATCGGCGAAGCTGCCTTCGTCCTCCTGGGGATGCTCCTTGTCGTCCTGCATAGATGAAGCCTCGTAAGACAGGTTGAGGGTGTGGAGTGGTCAGGCCGCCTCGGCCAGCACCCCTGCCAGGGCGGCCAGGAGGGCCTGATTGGCGGCCGGCGGTCCCGCAGATACCCGGAAGTAGCGGTCATCGAGCCCGACGAAGCTCGAACAGTCCCGGATCATGACCCGCCGCTCCAGAAGCATTGTGCGCAGCCAGGCGGCCGACTGGCCCGCGGCCAGCCAACAGAGCACAAAGTGGGCCCGGCCCGGCAGCGGCCGCACCCCGGGCAGGCCGGCCAGGCCAGCCACCAGGGCCGGGCGGGCCTGGGCCAGATAGGCCCGCACCGCCTCCTCCTGGGCCCGGCCGTGGGCCAAGAGATACAGGCCGGCCAGCTGAGCGAGCCGGTTGACCCCCCAGGGCCGGCGTTGGCTCTCCAGCCGCTGGAGCAGATCCGGCGCCCCGGCCAGGAACCCCAGGCGCAAGCCAGGGATCGAGTAGATCTTGGAAAAGGAAGCCAGGACCAGGAGGTTGGCTGGCAGGGCCTCCGAGAGCAAGGAATCGCCGGTGCAGAAAGGCCGGTAGGTCTCATCCACCAGGAACAGCGAGCGGGGGGCCGCTGCCGCCAGCTGCCGCAGCTCCCGGCTGGCCACCAGCCCGCCGGTGGGGTTGTTGGGATTGCACAGCGCCACGAGATCCCCGGGCGCCAGATCCTCAAGGAGCTGCTCGGGCCGGAAACGGAAATCCTCGGCCGAGCTCAGCAGCCAGTGACGGACCTGGCGGCCTGCCCATTCGCTGGCCAGGGCATAGTCACTGTACGTGGGACCGATCACCAGGGTCCGGCCGCGGCCCAGGGCCGCCGGCAGGGCAAAGATGAATTCGGTGGTGCCGCTGCCCACCAGCACGGCCTCCGCCGGCAGGCCGTGGGCCTGGGCAAAGGCCGCCTGCAGGGTTTCGCTGCCTGTCTCGGGCAGGCAGGCGATCTGGGGCAGATGGCCGGCCAGATGCAGCAGCAGATCCGGTGGCGGCCCCAGGGGCGAGAGGTTGCTGGAGAGATCGACAAGCTCGTCCACCCGGCAGCCGAGGCGCCGGGCGGTGGCCAGGATATCCCCGCCGTGCGGGCCGATCATGGCTGCCCTCCTGGTGCGGCCTCGGGCACCGCCAGGGCCAGGCAGCGCCCAGCGGACTGGAACAGCAGCCTCTTCGCCACCAGCTCGGCCAAAAAACCCTCCAGGGCCGGCGGTCGTACCTGGGGAAAGGCGACCTGGAGCTCGCTCAAGGCCACCGGCTCCTGGCAAGCCAGGTAGATGGCCCGGGAGGTGCCGGCCAGACGGTGGCGGAGCACCTGGCCTGCCGCGGTCTCCTGGCGCAGGAGCAGGAAGTCACCCCCCTCGCGAAAGGAGAGCAAGGGGCGCTCGACCGCCGTCGCCCCCCGGCGTCGATGGTAGCGCTGCCACTCCCGGACCCGGCGCACCACCGGCGCCCAGAGCCGGGCCTGGGCACCGCGGTCCCCGGCATAGCCTTTGACCGGAAAGGCCAGAGCCCGCCCCAGGCCGGGGCCGAACAACCGCCGCCACGTGGGATGGGGAAAGACGGCCCGGATGCCGAAGCGGGCCGGGTCCTGGTCCACCGGGCTGCCGTGTCCCAGGAAGAAGAACGCCAAGTCCAGAGGGGAACAGGGGAAGACCAGGTCCAAGACGGTCAGGGTCTCTTGAACGTCAACCTCGGTGCTGCCCGGAAAACCGATCATCAGGTTGCCGGAGAGCCTGATCCCGGCCGCCAGCGCCGCACGCATGCTGCTGACGTTGTCCATGACCGTGGTGCCCTTGGCCATGCGCGCCAGAAGGCCGGCAGCCAAAGCCTCGATGCCCACCTGGATCTCCCGCAGGCCGCCCGCCCTCATCCGCGCCAGCTCCGCCGTGCTGGCGCCGGCCCGCAGCTCGGCGAAGGCCCGGTAGTCCCGCTTCTGGGCGGCCATGGTGGCGAAGAGCTCTGCGGCCGGGCCCGGCGGCAGGGCATTGTCCATGAAGGCCAGATCCAAGAGCCGGTGCCGGCTAGCAAGAACCGCCACCTCGGCGGCCACCTGGGACGCCTTTTTCGGCCGATAGCCTTGCCACTGCAGGTTGAGGCTGCAGAAAGCGCACCGCCGCCAGGGACAGCCCCGGGACAGCTCCACCGGGAGATCCGGAAAGAAGGCGGCCGGGCCGAACAGCTCACCCAATGCGGTGAAATAGTCCCGGTAGTCCGGAGCCGGCAGCCGGGCCAAATCCACCGCCCGGGCCGGTGCCCCCGGCCCGCTGCCCGGACCTGTGGCCAGAACCCCGGCCGGCAGCTCCGCCACCTCCCCGGCCAGGAACCGGCACAGGCCCAGGAGGGCGGCTTCGCCTTCCCCGGGCACCACGAAGTCGATCTCCGGACAAGCCGCCGCAAGGGCCGCCCCCAGCTCACCGGCGCAGGAGGCGCCACCGGCCACGATCCGAACCGCCGGCGCCCGGTCCTTGATGCCACGGATGGCGGCCAGGCTGGCTGCCAGCTGGCCGTAGCAGATGGAAAAGCCCACCAGCCGGTAGCTGGTCCAATCCACCTCCCCCAGCCAGGTCCCCAGATGCGCGGCCAGGCCGCGGGAGACGGTGGCCGGCGTCTCCTGGCCCCGGTGGCGGAGCCGGCGCCAGGCGCGGCCAGCCACTGCCAAGGCCGCCGGTGCCTGGTCAGGATCGAGGAGGGCGGCGTACAAAGCCTCGGCCAGCCAGAGGCTCTGGGAGATCTCGTGGTAGAGGCCGGTGCCCAGGTGGGCCGCCACCGCCAGGAAGGGGTGCAGGCAATCCACCCGCCCCTGGGGCCACTCCTGGGCCAGATAGGCCTTGAGAATCCCCAGCTGGATGGGGGGCCGGTTGAAGAGCGGCCAGGGCATGGCCACCAGGGCCACCCGGAAAGAATCACCCACGCCGGCCCTCAGCGCTGCTCGATGACCTCGGTCTCCGGAGGGGGCGTGAAGACGAACAGGTCGTCCCCCAGGGGGCGATTGACCTCGAGGTTCTCGA
This genomic stretch from Thermodesulfobacteriota bacterium harbors:
- a CDS encoding aminotransferase class I/II-fold pyridoxal phosphate-dependent enzyme codes for the protein MIGPHGGDILATARRLGCRVDELVDLSSNLSPLGPPPDLLLHLAGHLPQIACLPETGSETLQAAFAQAHGLPAEAVLVGSGTTEFIFALPAALGRGRTLVIGPTYSDYALASEWAGRQVRHWLLSSAEDFRFRPEQLLEDLAPGDLVALCNPNNPTGGLVASRELRQLAAAAPRSLFLVDETYRPFCTGDSLLSEALPANLLVLASFSKIYSIPGLRLGFLAGAPDLLQRLESQRRPWGVNRLAQLAGLYLLAHGRAQEEAVRAYLAQARPALVAGLAGLPGVRPLPGRAHFVLCWLAAGQSAAWLRTMLLERRVMIRDCSSFVGLDDRYFRVSAGPPAANQALLAALAGVLAEAA
- a CDS encoding RiPP maturation radical SAM C-methyltransferase: MGDSFRVALVAMPWPLFNRPPIQLGILKAYLAQEWPQGRVDCLHPFLAVAAHLGTGLYHEISQSLWLAEALYAALLDPDQAPAALAVAGRAWRRLRHRGQETPATVSRGLAAHLGTWLGEVDWTSYRLVGFSICYGQLAASLAAIRGIKDRAPAVRIVAGGASCAGELGAALAAACPEIDFVVPGEGEAALLGLCRFLAGEVAELPAGVLATGPGSGPGAPARAVDLARLPAPDYRDYFTALGELFGPAAFFPDLPVELSRGCPWRRCAFCSLNLQWQGYRPKKASQVAAEVAVLASRHRLLDLAFMDNALPPGPAAELFATMAAQKRDYRAFAELRAGASTAELARMRAGGLREIQVGIEALAAGLLARMAKGTTVMDNVSSMRAALAAGIRLSGNLMIGFPGSTEVDVQETLTVLDLVFPCSPLDLAFFFLGHGSPVDQDPARFGIRAVFPHPTWRRLFGPGLGRALAFPVKGYAGDRGAQARLWAPVVRRVREWQRYHRRRGATAVERPLLSFREGGDFLLLRQETAAGQVLRHRLAGTSRAIYLACQEPVALSELQVAFPQVRPPALEGFLAELVAKRLLFQSAGRCLALAVPEAAPGGQP